From the genome of Paracidovorax avenae:
CCGGCGCCGTCGCTGTAGGTGACGATGGCATTGTTCAGGTCGGCGGCGGGGCTCCAGCCGGAGATGCTGCCGTCTTCGCTGGAGAAGATGAAGCGGCTCGGGCCGGTCACGCCGCCCTTGCTGACCTGGAAGTCGCTGCCGCCGCTGAACACGATGCCGGTCGGGTTGGCCGGCACGCTGCCCGCGGGCGGCACCGTGACCACCAGCGACTGCGGCACGCCGTTGCCGTCGTAGAGCGTGGATTTCTGGGTGGCGGTGGCCGTCACCCACACGAAGCCCTGCGGGTTGAAGGCGATGCCCCAGCCGTTCCTGAGGTTCGGGTCCGTCTGCGTGGATGGAACGCTGCCGTCGGACACCACGGTGCGCGCGGTGAACGCCGTGGCGACGGACGGCGTCGGGCTGCCACCGCCTCCGCAGGCGGCCAGGAAGAGGGCGGCTGCGGGCGCAAGGGCCAGCAGGTGACGGGAAATTTTCACGGGACAAGACTCCACGGGTTGCGGCAGGATGTTCTGCGCGTCGTGGGTACCCGTGGACGGATGAAAGGTTGCCGTGCTGCGGAATCTGTGGCACGGCGGCCGCGGACCGGCGCGGCGGCCGGTGCGGGAAAGGCCTCGGAAAAGGGGGCTCAGCGGCCGACGCCGAGCAGTTCCACGTCGAACTTCAGCGTGGCGTTCGGGGGGATCACGCCGCCCGCGCCGCGCGCGCCGTAGCCCAGGCCGGCGGGGATGATGAGCGTGCGCTGGCCGCCGATCTTCATGCCCTGCACGCCTTCGTCCCAGCCCTTGATCACCATGCCGGCGCCGAGGTGGAACTCGAACGGGGCATTGCGGTCGCGGCTGGAGTCGAACTTCGCGCCCTGCTGGCCATCGTTGTAGAGCCAGCCGGTGTAGTGCACGCGCACCGGCTGGCCGCTGGTGGCCTCGGTGCCTTCGCCGACGGTGGTGTCTTCGTACTGCAGGCCGGACGGGGTGGTGGTGAATGCCATGGGGGGAAACTCCTGGGTGGTGGTGAAAGGGGAAAGCCGCAGGGCCCGCCGCCTGCCTGGTCAGCTCCGGGGGGCTGCGGGCGCCGCGGCGGCGGCCCTGGCGGCGCGGGCGGCGACCCAGCGGGTGGCGAAGGCCTGCACGTCGCTCAGGCGCTTGAGCAGGTCCACGCCCGAGGGCGTGACCGTGTAGCCGTCGCTGCCGTGGTCCAGCAGGCCGGCCTCGCGCAATTCCTTGATGCGCGTGTTGAGGGTGTTGGGCGTGATGCCGCCGACGCTGTCCTGCAGCAGCCGGAACGTCTGCGGATGGCCGTCGCGCAGGGCCCAGAGCACGCGCAGCGCATAACGGCATTCGAGCTTCTCGAAAAGCTGGTTGATGGCGGCGTTTTCCTTGGAACTCATGGCGGGTTCTCCTTGGCGCGGTGGGCACGGACGGCGGGACGACGGATGGGCACCCGGGCGCCGGGGGAAATATAGCGTGGAAATCCGTTTGCTACAAGTTTAATAGCTCAAAATTCATGTCTGGCAGGGACCTCGCCCAAATAACTCAGGTGTTACCGGCCTGTTGCACTCGCTGCGTGCCCATCGCCCCCGCGAAGGGCCAGGTAATCGGCCAGCAGTGCCGAGGCGGCGGGCAGGCCGTCGCCCGCCCGGGCGCACAGTGCGAAGCGCCGGCGGGCCCAGGGATCGGCCAGCGGCACCACGCGCACGCCGCTGGCGGCGGCGAACGGCTCTGCCACTTCGCGCGGCACCACGCTGATGGCCAGGTTGGCGCGCACCACGCGCAGCGCGGCGTCGAAGTTGGACACGAACACCCGGTGCAGCAGACTGCGGCCTTCCAGCGCGGCCGCGCGCGCCAGCAGCACCTGCACCGCGCTCAGGGCGGGCATGCTGACGAACTCGTAGCCCAGCACGTCGGCGAAGCGCACGGTCTCCAGGGCCGCGACGGGATGGGACGGGTGGGCCGCGATGGCCAGGTGGTCGCTGCGGTAGGCGCGCGTGTGCAGCCCCTGCAGGTCGGCCGCGTCCCAGCAGATACCGAGCGAGGCGCTGCCCTCGCGCACGCCGCGCACCACCTCCGGGCTCACGCGCTCTTCCATGCTCACCTGGATGTCGCGGTGCGCGGGCTCCTGCAGGAAGGCGGCCACGTCTTCGGCCAGCGATTCGGCCATGACCGAGGCCGTGACCAGCATGCGCACGTGGCCGCGCACGCCCGTGGCGAAGCCGGCCATGTCGCGCTCGATGCGGCTTGCGGTGGCGAGCATCTCGCGCGCGTGCTCCAGCAGCGTCTCCCCGGCGGGCGTCGGGGCCACGCCATGGCGCCTGCGCACCAGCAGCCGGGTGCCCAGGGTGTCCTCCAGCTGAGCCAGGCGTTTGCTGACCGCCGAGCCCACGATGGATTCGCGCTCCGCCGCGCGCGCGATGTTGCGTTGTTCGCAGACGGCCACGAACAGCCGGAGCGTCTGGAGATCGAGGGAGCGCATGGTTGAGGTATTCCTTTTAGGAAATTCTGGGCTTCCAAAATTGAGATCATGGAGTGTGTGGGAATTTCTAGAATGGGGCACACGGCTCCAAGGGCCGGGAACGAGGAGACATCCATGACCCCATCCACCCATACGCCCGCCACGGCGCACGGCCCTGCGCCGCGCGCACAGGTGCGCGAGGTCGGCCCGCGCGACGGCCTGCAGAGCATTGCCGCCATCCTCCCCACGGAGCGCAAGATCGCCTGGATCGCGGCGGCCCACGCTGCCGGGCAGCGGGAGATCGAGGTGGGCTCCTTCGTGCCGGCGCGGCTGCTGCCGCAGCTGGCGGACACGGCCGAGGTGCTGGCGTTCGCGCGGACGCTGCCGGGGCTCGTGGCCTCCGTGCTGGTGCCCAACCTGAAGGGCGCCGAGCGCGCCCTGGAGTGCGGCGCCCACCTGCTGGTCGTGCCGCTCTCGGCCAGCCACGCGCACAGCCTGGCCAACCTGCGCAAGACCCCCGACGAGGTCGTGGCCGAGGTGGCGCGCATCCGTGCGGCGCGCGATGCCTGCGGCAGCCGCACCCTCATCGAGGGCGGCGTGGGCACGGCCTTCGGCTGCACGCTGCAGGGCGACGTGGACGAAGCCGAGGTGCTGCGCCTCCTGCAGGCGCTGCTGGACGCCGGGGCCGACCGCGTGAGCCTGGCCGACACCGTGGGCTATGCGGATCCGGTCTCGGTCGCCCGGCTCTTCGGCAAGGCCCGCGCCCGGGTGGGCGACCGCCTCGCCTGCGCGCACTTCCACGACACGCGCGGCATGGGCCTGGCCAACGCCTGCGCGGCCTGGCAGGCCGGCGTCACGCGGTTCGACGCGAGCCTGGCCGGCATCGGCGGCTGCCCGCATGCCCCCGGCGCCAGCGGCAACGTGGCCACGGAAGACCTCGCCTTCATGCTGGAGCGCATGGGCATCGCCACCGGCCTGGACCTGCCGGCCCTGCTGTCCCTGCGCGGGCGCGTGCAGGAGTGGCTGGCGGGCGAGACCCTGCATGGGACACTCTGGCGCGCCGGCCTGCCCCGGGGCGGCCTCGTGGTGCGGCCCGAGCCGGCGCCCGCCTGAAGCGGGCCGGCCGTTTGTCCTTGTTCCGTCCGATCCTTCATTTCCGCTGTCCATGACTTCCCTGACTGCTTCTCCGGCCCCGTCCCCGCAATCCCCCCTGCCGCTGGAGGGCCTGCGCGTGGTGGAGTTCACCCACATGGTCATGGGGCCGACCTGCGGCATGGTGCTGGCCGACCTCGGCGCCGAGGTCATCAAGGTCGAGCCCGTGGACGGCGACCGCACGCGCCACCTGCTGGGCGCGGGCGCCGGCTTCTTCCCCATGTTCAACCGCAACAAGAAGAGCATCGCCATCGACCTGCGCAGCCCCGCGGGCCTGGAGGTGGCGATCCGCCTCGCGTCCTCCGCCGACGTGGTGGCGCAGAACTTCAAGCCCGGCGTCATGGCCAAGTACGGCCTGGACTACGCCGCGCTCTCGCGCCTGAACGAGGGGCTGGTGTACGTGAACCACACCGGCTTCCTGCCGGGGCCCTACGAGCACCGCACGGCGCTCGACGAGGTGGTGCAGATGATGGGCGGCCTCGCCTACATGACCGGCCGTCCTGGCGACCCGCTGCGTGCCGGCACCAGCGTGAACGACATCATGGGCGGCATGTTCGGCGCCATCGGTGCCATGGCGGCGCTGATGCAGCGCGCGCACACCGGACGCGGCCAGGAAGTGGACTCCGCGCTGTTCGAGAACAACGTGTTCCTGGTGGGCCAGCACATGATGCAGTACGCCGTGACCGGGCAGCCGGCGGCGCCCATGCCGGACCGCATTTCCTCCTGGGCCGTGTACGACGTGTTCAGCGTGAAGGACGGCGGCCAGATCTTCCTGGCGGCGGTGAGCGACGCGCAGTGGCAGACTTTCTGCGATGCCATGGGCTACGCCGACCTGAAGGCCGACCCGGCCCTGGCCACCAACAACGACCGCGTGCGGGCCCGGGGCACGCTGCTGCCGGAGCTGCGGCGGCGCCTCGCGGAGCACACGGCCGACGCGCTCTCCGCCGTCTTCGAGCGCCACGGCCTGCCGTTCGCTCCCATCCTGCGGCCCGAGCAGCTCTTCGACGATCCCCACCTGAACGCCACCGGCGGCCTGGCCGAGGTCACGCTGCCCGACGGCGAGCACGCTGGCGAGCGCGCGCGCGTCACGCTCCTGCCGCTGCGCATGGGCGGCGAGCGCCTGCCCGTGCGCGCCGATCCGCCCCGCCTGGGCGAACACACGCGCGAACTGCTCGAAGGGCTGGGCTACGCGCCGGATGCCATCGACGCGCTGCGCGAGGCCTGTTCCGTGGCCTGACCGGCCGACCGAATTCCCCGGGGCCTCGACGAGCGCGGCGCCAGTCCGCGCGGCCCCACCACAACGATGGAGACATGCGCATGCCGAACCCTCACCTTCCGAAGGCGGCCCCCGGCCGCAGCCACCCCGATGCCGCGCCTGCGGTGCCTGCCGGCCCCGCCGGTCCTGCTGGCGGGGTGACCCGCCGCACGGCGGCTGCATGGGGCGCGGCTGCCCTGGCCGCCTGGGCCGGCCTGCGGCCCGCACGCGCGCAAGGCCACCCGGACAGGCCGCTGCGCGTCATCCTGCCGCTCTCGGCCGGCTCCGGGGCCGACGGCGCCATCCGCGCCATCAGTGCCAGCCTCGCGAAGGCGCTCGGCCAGCCGGTGGTGATCGAGAACCTGCCCGGAGCGGGCGGCATCACCGGCACCGCACAGATCGTGCGTGCGCCGAAGGACGGCTCGGTCATCGGCGTGGTCTCCAACAACCATGTGGTGAACCCCAGCGTGTACCGGAACATCCCCTTCGACTCGCTGGCCGACATCACGCCCATCACGATCCTGGGTGCGACACCCTTCGTGCTCGTCGCCCATCCGGCCGTGCCGGCCGCGAATGTGCGCGAACTGATCGCCCATGCGAAGGCGAAACCCGGCGTGCTCAACTACGGCTCCTCGGGCAACGGCACCATCCTGCACCTGGGCGCGGCCATGTTCGTGGACCGGGCCGGCCTGGACATCAGGCACATCCCGTACAAGGGCATGGGGCCTTTGATGAACGACGTGCTCGGCGGCCAGGTGCAGCTCGCCGTGGTGGCCGCCGCTCCCGCCGCGCCCCACATCCAGTCGGGCGCGCTGCGGGCGCTGGGCGTGACCACCGCGGCGCGCGTGCCCACGCTGCCGGTCGTGCCGACCATCGCGGAGCAGGGACTGCCGGGCTTCGAGCTCGAAGGCTGGATCGCGCCCGTGGGGCCGGCCGGCCTGCCGAAGGCGGAGATCGCGCGCCTCTACGGCGGCTTCAAGGCCGCGATGGACATGCCCGCGGCGCGCGACGCGCTCGTCGCCCAGGGCTACGAGATCAAGCTCACCCCGCCCGAGCAGGCCGCGGCCTTCTTCCGCAGCGAGGCCGCGCGCATGGCGCAGGTGGTGAAGAACGCGCACCTGACCATGGACTGAACCCTCCGCCCCGTGCCGCCCGCGCCGTCCGTCAGCAGGCCTCGGGGCGGGGCGCACGCGGCCGGCCGCGGGTCGCGACCCAGCACAGCACCGCGCCGCCGCACACCATGCACGCCCCCGCCCAGAAGGCGGCCGACAGCGGTACGCGCAGCAGCAGCGCGGCCAGCGCAGCCGACAGCACCGGCGTGAAATACGACGCCCCGGCCAGCACCGTGACGTTGCCGTGCAGGATGCCGACGTTCCACGCCGCGTACCCGAAACCCATCGCCGCCGCCGCGAACGCCAGCTGCACCGCCGTGGGCACGCTCCAGTGCATCGCGGGCGCGCCGCCGGCCAGGTACTGGGCCCACAGCACCAGCGCGGTGAGCAGGAAGAACAGCGTGATCCCGTTCGTGCCGCGGGCCAGGCGTGCCGTCACCGTGCAGTACGCGGCCCAGACCACGGCCCCGGTGAAGGCCAGGCCGTAGCTCAGCGGGTTGTCCTGGATGTTGGCGGCCATGCCGGGCAGGCTCACGCCGTTGCCGCCGCCCAGCACCGTGCAGATGCCCGCCAGCGACACGGCCAGCCCCGGCGCCACCAGCCAGCTGGCGCGCTGGCCGTTGAAGGCGATCGCGGCCAGCATGGTGAAGGTCGGCCACAGGTAGTTCACCATGCCCACCTCGATCGCCTGCTGGCGGCTGCGCGCATGGCCGATGGACAGCGACAGGCACAGCTCGTAGCCCACGAACAGCACGCTGCCCCAGGCGAGGTAGCGGCGCGGTAAGGCGCGCAGCGGCGTGAAGCCCACCGTCGCCCACAGCAGTGCGGCGGCGGCGCTGTAGATCATCGCCGCGCCGCCCACCGCGCCCAGGCCCTCGCTCACGCCACGGATCAGGCCCACGATCGAGGCCCACAGAACGATGGCCACCAGCCCGATGCCGGTGGCGCGGTGTCTCTTTTCCATCACCGGATTATCGAAGCGGCCTGCCGGCATCCCGCTGAAAGCTAATGCAGTGGATGAAGTTCATCAATGCCGCGCCGCCCGGCGGGGCCCCCCGGCCGGCGCCGATCGGCGCGCAGGCCTTGCGGGGCAAGGGTTTCCCCGTAACGAGGGCCCGTCGCCGCCGCCACCGGGCCCGCCCGGATGGGAGTGGCCACCATCCGGGGCAGGGGTGTCACGGACGCGACGCCTGCCTACCATGGGCGCGCTTCTGGCTCTCGCCTCCAACCCCCTGCATCGAAAGGTTCGCACCCATGGTCCGACTGCTGCCCTACCGCACCTACTGCCTGCTGCTCGCACCCGCCCTCTGGATGGCCGCCGCCCACGCCGGCGACGTCCTTCCCACCCATGCCGCCATCCAGCAGGCGCTGGACCAGGGCGAGAGCGTCTCCGTCGCCATCGATCTCTCGCAATGCGTGCCCCAGGGTGCGGCGGCACCTTCGCAGACGCGCGGGGGCCTGCGCATCGGCGCCTACCGCATCGTGCAGGACGGCACCGTCTCCTTCAGCGATTCGCACGTCACCGTGGCCGGCGACGGCCAGCCCATCGTCCAGTTCATGCGCTACCAGGTGCGCCCCGACCAGTCCGTGGACTTCACCACCTGGATGTTCAACCTGCCGGGCTACGACCTGCGCACGCCGTCCGTGGCCTACCGCTGCACCGTCGGCCAGGGCACGCGCTTCCACAAGGACTGACCGCCCGCCGCCAGGCGGCGCGCGTCAGGGCAGGGCGGTGCCCACGGCCTGCCCGGCCTGCCCGCCCGTGGCGAGGCGCCAGAGCGTCTCCGCCGCGTCCGACATCTCCGTGCGCTGCCGGTACAGCCGGATCTCCACCGGCACGTCCCAGCCGGCCGGCCCGGCGGCCACCAGCGCGCCCGACTGCAGTTCCTCCGCGATCAGGCTGCGCGGCAGCCACGCCATGCCGCGGCCTTCGAGCGCCATCGCCTTGAGCAGCGCCGCATGGTGGGCGGTGAACACCACCTCCACTTCGCCCGGCATGCCGGCCACGCCTCCCGCGTCGAACACCCCCTTGCGCAGCGCGCGCATGATCCGCCCCAGGCCCGAGGCATCGCTGTACGCCAGCACCGGCAGCGGCGGCCGCGCGCCATGCGCCTCCGGGCCCGGTATCGCATGCAGCGGCGTGCCGTCAGCCTGCGGTGCCGACACGGGCTGCAGCACGTCGTCCGCCAGGCGTGCCGCCGGGTAGCCCGCCTCGTCCAGCCGCCCCGGCACGGCCGCATGGCCATGGCAGAGCACGAACTGCACGCGCCGCTGCATGGCCAGGTCCTCGCAGGCCTGGTAGCTGTCGGAAACCGTCTGGATCGGCCCCAGCCGCAGCTGCGACTCCAGGCCCCCGAGCCAGCGCGGGAAGAAGGTGAGCGAGAGCACGTGCGTCGCCGCGAAGCGCAGGCTGGCCGCCGCCTGGGCCTGCGCCGCGCAGGCCTTGATGCGCGCCGCCTCCAGCCGCGCGAGCACGTCTTCCAGCAGCGGCTGGAAGCGCTGCCCCGCCGCCGTGAGGGTGGCCGGGTGCGCGCTGCGGTCGAACAGCTCGGCGCCCACCCAGTCCTCCAGCGCGCGGATGTGGCGGCTGAACGCCGGCTGCGCGATGGCGCGGGCCTCGGCCGCGCGCGAGAAATTGCCGCTTTCGGCGAGGGCGAGGAAATCCTCCAGCCACTCCAGATCCAGCGGTCGGTTGCCGGGGCCCATGGGTCTCCTGGCGCGTGGCGGCACGCGCGGATAGTTGTATGCGATTCGGGTATTGGACGGCCGCGGGCAGGGCGGGAATCATCCGCTGCGTTCCCCTTCCTTCCATCCAACGATCCAACGACGGGACCATCCCGGAACCACGGAGACAGCCTACATGCCTTCCATCGCGAATTATCGCGGCATCATCCCCGCCATTTCGTGCCCCTTCACGCCCGACCACCGCATCGACGAGCCCGCCCTGCGCAAGCTCGCCTCCTGGCTCGCCGGCCACGACGGCGTGGTCGCCATCATGACCAACGGCCACACGGGCGAGGTGTTCTCGCTGACGCCCGCCGAGCGCGCCGAAGTCACGCGCATCGTCGCTGACGAACTCAAGGGCCGCTGCCCTGTCATTTCCTCCATCGTCTGCGAGGGCCTGAAGGACGCCGCCGACCATGCCCGCGCCGCCGTCGCGGCCGGCGCCGTCGCCCTCGACGTGATGCCCCCGCACCACTGGCTGCGCTTCGGCTTCACCTCCGGCCATGCCCTGCAGTACTTCGAGGCCATCCACCAGGCCGCGCCGGAGGCCGACCTCGTCTGCCACGTCTATCCCGCCTGGACGCGCGCCTCCTACTCGTCGCAACTGCTCGCCGACCTCGCGAAGCTGCCCTACCTGCAGGCCTTCAAGGTGGGCCAGCGCGACATGAACAAGTACGCCCGCGACATCCAGGCCATCCGCGAGGCCGACGCCTCCAAGGCCATCCTGACCTGCCACGACGAATACCTGCTGGCCTCCATGGTGCAAGGCGTCGATGGCGCGCTGGTGGGCTTCGCCACCTTCATCCCGCAGCTCATCATCGACCTGTGGAATGCCGTGAAGGCGGGCGACCTGAAAAAGGCCATGGAAGTGCAGGCCGTCATCACCCCGCTGAAAGACGCCGTCTATGGCGGCGGCGAGCCCACGGGCGAGGCCCATGCCCGCATGAAGGGCGGCATGTACCTGGCCGGCGTGATCGACGACGCCACCGTGCGCCCGCCCACCGAGACGCCCAGCGCCAAGGAAATGGACGCGCTGCGCGCCGCCGTGCAGCAGGCGGGCCTGCTCAAGCGCTGAACCGCGCCGGTGCGGAGCGGGGGCCTTTCACGCCCCCGCATCGGGGTCGTCAGAACAAAAGACAGGAGACAAGACACCATGCAACGCAAGCATTTCCTCCGCGCCGCCCTGCGCGCAGCCGTGGGGGCCGCGGCCCTTGTGGCCGCCACCGGCAGCTTCGCGCAGACCTATCCGAACAAGCCGGTACGCGTGGTCGTGCCGTTCCCGCCGGGCGGCACGCTGGACACCGTGGCCCGCATGCTGGCCCAGCGCCTGGGCGACCAGATGGGCCAGCCCTTCGTGATCGAGAACAAGCCCGGCGCCAGCGGTGTGATCGGCGGGGACACGGTGGCCAAGGCGCCGGCCGACGGCTACACGCTGCTGTTCAGCGCCTCCACGCACACCACGGCGCCCATGACGCTCAAGTCCGTGCCCTACAACGTCACGCAGGACTTTACCCCCGTCGCCCTCGTCGCCAAGGCGCCGCTCTCGGTCGCCATCAACAAGAACCTGCCCATCACCGACATCAAGTCGCTGCTGGCCTACGCCAAGGCCAACCCCGGCAAGATGACCTTCGCCGTGGGCTCCATCGGCTCGGCCGGGCACCTTTCCACCGAAATGCTCAAGCGGGCCGGCCACATCGAATACATGATCGTGCCGTACAAGGGCACGGCCCCGGCCTTCCAGGACCTGATCGGCGGGCAGATCGACGGCT
Proteins encoded in this window:
- a CDS encoding LysR family transcriptional regulator, which encodes MGPGNRPLDLEWLEDFLALAESGNFSRAAEARAIAQPAFSRHIRALEDWVGAELFDRSAHPATLTAAGQRFQPLLEDVLARLEAARIKACAAQAQAAASLRFAATHVLSLTFFPRWLGGLESQLRLGPIQTVSDSYQACEDLAMQRRVQFVLCHGHAAVPGRLDEAGYPAARLADDVLQPVSAPQADGTPLHAIPGPEAHGARPPLPVLAYSDASGLGRIMRALRKGVFDAGGVAGMPGEVEVVFTAHHAALLKAMALEGRGMAWLPRSLIAEELQSGALVAAGPAGWDVPVEIRLYRQRTEMSDAAETLWRLATGGQAGQAVGTALP
- a CDS encoding VirK family protein, which gives rise to MVRLLPYRTYCLLLAPALWMAAAHAGDVLPTHAAIQQALDQGESVSVAIDLSQCVPQGAAAPSQTRGGLRIGAYRIVQDGTVSFSDSHVTVAGDGQPIVQFMRYQVRPDQSVDFTTWMFNLPGYDLRTPSVAYRCTVGQGTRFHKD
- a CDS encoding FKBP-type peptidyl-prolyl cis-trans isomerase, with amino-acid sequence MAFTTTPSGLQYEDTTVGEGTEATSGQPVRVHYTGWLYNDGQQGAKFDSSRDRNAPFEFHLGAGMVIKGWDEGVQGMKIGGQRTLIIPAGLGYGARGAGGVIPPNATLKFDVELLGVGR
- a CDS encoding winged helix-turn-helix transcriptional regulator, which encodes MSSKENAAINQLFEKLECRYALRVLWALRDGHPQTFRLLQDSVGGITPNTLNTRIKELREAGLLDHGSDGYTVTPSGVDLLKRLSDVQAFATRWVAARAARAAAAAPAAPRS
- a CDS encoding LysR family transcriptional regulator, which translates into the protein MRSLDLQTLRLFVAVCEQRNIARAAERESIVGSAVSKRLAQLEDTLGTRLLVRRRHGVAPTPAGETLLEHAREMLATASRIERDMAGFATGVRGHVRMLVTASVMAESLAEDVAAFLQEPAHRDIQVSMEERVSPEVVRGVREGSASLGICWDAADLQGLHTRAYRSDHLAIAAHPSHPVAALETVRFADVLGYEFVSMPALSAVQVLLARAAALEGRSLLHRVFVSNFDAALRVVRANLAISVVPREVAEPFAAASGVRVVPLADPWARRRFALCARAGDGLPAASALLADYLALRGGDGHAASATGR
- a CDS encoding tripartite tricarboxylate transporter substrate binding protein, translating into MPNPHLPKAAPGRSHPDAAPAVPAGPAGPAGGVTRRTAAAWGAAALAAWAGLRPARAQGHPDRPLRVILPLSAGSGADGAIRAISASLAKALGQPVVIENLPGAGGITGTAQIVRAPKDGSVIGVVSNNHVVNPSVYRNIPFDSLADITPITILGATPFVLVAHPAVPAANVRELIAHAKAKPGVLNYGSSGNGTILHLGAAMFVDRAGLDIRHIPYKGMGPLMNDVLGGQVQLAVVAAAPAAPHIQSGALRALGVTTAARVPTLPVVPTIAEQGLPGFELEGWIAPVGPAGLPKAEIARLYGGFKAAMDMPAARDALVAQGYEIKLTPPEQAAAFFRSEAARMAQVVKNAHLTMD
- a CDS encoding hydroxymethylglutaryl-CoA lyase encodes the protein MTPSTHTPATAHGPAPRAQVREVGPRDGLQSIAAILPTERKIAWIAAAHAAGQREIEVGSFVPARLLPQLADTAEVLAFARTLPGLVASVLVPNLKGAERALECGAHLLVVPLSASHAHSLANLRKTPDEVVAEVARIRAARDACGSRTLIEGGVGTAFGCTLQGDVDEAEVLRLLQALLDAGADRVSLADTVGYADPVSVARLFGKARARVGDRLACAHFHDTRGMGLANACAAWQAGVTRFDASLAGIGGCPHAPGASGNVATEDLAFMLERMGIATGLDLPALLSLRGRVQEWLAGETLHGTLWRAGLPRGGLVVRPEPAPA
- a CDS encoding CaiB/BaiF CoA transferase family protein, yielding MTSLTASPAPSPQSPLPLEGLRVVEFTHMVMGPTCGMVLADLGAEVIKVEPVDGDRTRHLLGAGAGFFPMFNRNKKSIAIDLRSPAGLEVAIRLASSADVVAQNFKPGVMAKYGLDYAALSRLNEGLVYVNHTGFLPGPYEHRTALDEVVQMMGGLAYMTGRPGDPLRAGTSVNDIMGGMFGAIGAMAALMQRAHTGRGQEVDSALFENNVFLVGQHMMQYAVTGQPAAPMPDRISSWAVYDVFSVKDGGQIFLAAVSDAQWQTFCDAMGYADLKADPALATNNDRVRARGTLLPELRRRLAEHTADALSAVFERHGLPFAPILRPEQLFDDPHLNATGGLAEVTLPDGEHAGERARVTLLPLRMGGERLPVRADPPRLGEHTRELLEGLGYAPDAIDALREACSVA
- a CDS encoding Bug family tripartite tricarboxylate transporter substrate binding protein; the protein is MQRKHFLRAALRAAVGAAALVAATGSFAQTYPNKPVRVVVPFPPGGTLDTVARMLAQRLGDQMGQPFVIENKPGASGVIGGDTVAKAPADGYTLLFSASTHTTAPMTLKSVPYNVTQDFTPVALVAKAPLSVAINKNLPITDIKSLLAYAKANPGKMTFAVGSIGSAGHLSTEMLKRAGHIEYMIVPYKGTAPAFQDLIGGQIDGFIDPILGSLQYHKSGMLRVVAVTSAQRVPNLPDVPTVAETIPGYEFYSWYALWAPAKTPQAIVQRLNTEVNKALAEMGPKLKEQGLLATPGSVEDFAKFQRADMERSQRIVTEGNIRAE
- a CDS encoding dihydrodipicolinate synthase family protein: MPSIANYRGIIPAISCPFTPDHRIDEPALRKLASWLAGHDGVVAIMTNGHTGEVFSLTPAERAEVTRIVADELKGRCPVISSIVCEGLKDAADHARAAVAAGAVALDVMPPHHWLRFGFTSGHALQYFEAIHQAAPEADLVCHVYPAWTRASYSSQLLADLAKLPYLQAFKVGQRDMNKYARDIQAIREADASKAILTCHDEYLLASMVQGVDGALVGFATFIPQLIIDLWNAVKAGDLKKAMEVQAVITPLKDAVYGGGEPTGEAHARMKGGMYLAGVIDDATVRPPTETPSAKEMDALRAAVQQAGLLKR
- the yddG gene encoding aromatic amino acid DMT transporter YddG; its protein translation is MEKRHRATGIGLVAIVLWASIVGLIRGVSEGLGAVGGAAMIYSAAAALLWATVGFTPLRALPRRYLAWGSVLFVGYELCLSLSIGHARSRQQAIEVGMVNYLWPTFTMLAAIAFNGQRASWLVAPGLAVSLAGICTVLGGGNGVSLPGMAANIQDNPLSYGLAFTGAVVWAAYCTVTARLARGTNGITLFFLLTALVLWAQYLAGGAPAMHWSVPTAVQLAFAAAAMGFGYAAWNVGILHGNVTVLAGASYFTPVLSAALAALLLRVPLSAAFWAGACMVCGGAVLCWVATRGRPRAPRPEAC